The sequence GGTAGCCGGCAAGCTCATCAAACTTTTCATTTCTCTTATCCAAAAGCTCCAGAGCTGGGTTACCTTGTACCTGGCTCTTCCAGATGGCATCGTTTAACTCTCCGATGTCAGATAGAAGACCGTTAATGGCAGGTATATCCGTATTCTCCAGGCCATTGATGGTTTCCTCCCGAACGCTTTTTAAGTCAGCGGCCTTTTGATGTATGTAATTTACAATGACCTGAACCCTGGAACGGACTATGCTGTCAAACTCGCTGTCATTTGCATTGGCGGACAGCTGATCAAGGCTGGAACTTAAATCACTGAGAGCCTTTTTTAGTGCTTCCTTATCGGTTTCATCAAAAATATCGGCTAATTGATCTAAGGTAGTCTGTCTTGCATCTGCCGTTCCCACCTTGGCAATTTGATTTCGGAACTGAACATCTAAAAATGGATCTCTTATCTGTGAAATGCCGGTAATCTCAACACCATAACCGATTTTTGAACCAGGTCCGGTGCTCATAGAATCGGCGCCTCTTGTATTAAAGCTTGCAAGATCCACCCTCTGTCTTGTATAGCCTTTTGTGTTAATATTTGCTATATTCTGTCCGGTTACATCAATGGCCCTCTGGCTGGCAGTCATGGCCAGTTGGGCAATAGTAAAGCCGGAGAAAGTAGAGCGTGTCATAATAATCCCTCCCATTTTGCATTGTCTGGAGCCATTTTCCCTTGGGAATTCTGAATGGCTTTGTTTATCATGTGAAGATTGATTTCTATCATGGTTCGTGCACCGTCACTTATTTCCTGAAACAGCCTGACCTGATTGGAAAGCCTGTCAAACAGTTCTTTCAGCTTATCACGTTCCTCGTCCTCTGAGACTTTTGAAAGTATCTGCTGGAAAGTATCACCCTTCATGCCAAGCTGTTCCTGGCAATCCTCACGCTTT is a genomic window of Lacrimispora sphenoides containing:
- the flgN gene encoding flagellar export chaperone FlgN, whose translation is MNNFIAVIEDMIQLFEDLVKVEQVKLEAAKKNRVTYVEDCMNKEQAAILKLRGLDKKREDCQEQLGMKGDTFQQILSKVSEDEERDKLKELFDRLSNQVRLFQEISDGARTMIEINLHMINKAIQNSQGKMAPDNAKWEGLL